A section of the Flavobacteriales bacterium genome encodes:
- a CDS encoding DEAD/DEAH box helicase, translating to MSSEAKIKYIDDQIKSLFDSIGETVPDILSILHAKEKHHLIHKFIDQTVIDENWESIKSRIDFKIDVIDTLTSYLVDNSQLYESSNERNKRNIIPKLYSVLSDLFLMKSEEIPDLTFNKLEFLVLSCVTGVAAERTTEIAMVVKENSSWIKKLAKEDDMTEMKKAVYIIVIGLLDKIEKREQIEWFNEFIKSSETQLQNLQVEEMKTESFSIENALIIGTFSNLLHIINSQREYLFTGKLSSGEKVRDIIRDYGFNAIELSRRTDDKNLQRLCFHLRRAFTQLSDNAIWTLAERNPIFKDFFDKTLSGNENFFVTLFPSQRKSILDVLTAKKSIVVNMPTSSGKSLLAEMYILFTIHTQTFNNVEPTVAYVVPTNALINQVKHRLKRQFADRYLIESVLPFYEEDSLEEEFLNKKTHIHIIVTTPEKLDFLIRNERPVVKNLKLVILDEAHNLSSKNRGSKFELLLSIIKQKTSNVNFLLLSPFIDEKNAQQIATWLGDTEENSSTISVDWSPTKQYIGCNTLESNKTQSFVTYLPSPTNQIIKEEVTIPLNVNLQNLKTTLGLDRVDSKVKVIGLLEKYISIGESTLVFCGGITSSQNTAIKAKEYFRNKGVLKNISDDPAIARCVTVIKYESKEDDPLIDCIEHGVAYHHSELSGLVKEEIELLIAMGKIRLVCSTPTLAQGMNFPISTVIFDTLSIGRDEVDNTMDNATFWNIAGRAGRAYMDKEGHIIIGYSTNNEITKEATKQYIGKKTKEIISSLSHFFDAVGTDVEFNHALLRNNPAASNFLQYLNHIIKISYNYDLNAVDSNKIRAILNNSLFYKQITFKEGFLETEQRISSFASKYVDHLKGQNKANLTLADVFGISNISLNGVMARIIEFKNDLQAEGVLTNENLHVSKIILESKNEQNLAKIISIISGIPELKVAIFNRAGKLDVESISKILIGWVNGEPINKIASKIQRQNQTLDQAIGETNKYINGNLKNYLPWGMNIYQTLTEDNKSESAKMLPSYIYYGVSDKESAIIASIGIPRFLVNNIKSKVKEKMQNAPITVENFNEIKKIIKETSDFGIGKDSNEKAQIKKIIDSHL from the coding sequence ATGAGCTCTGAAGCAAAGATAAAATACATTGATGATCAGATTAAATCATTGTTTGATTCAATCGGAGAGACTGTTCCTGATATTCTCTCAATACTGCATGCGAAAGAAAAGCACCATTTAATTCACAAATTTATTGATCAAACTGTCATTGATGAAAATTGGGAATCAATAAAGAGTAGAATTGACTTTAAAATTGACGTTATTGATACATTAACTTCATATTTGGTAGATAATTCTCAATTATATGAATCGTCAAATGAACGGAACAAAAGAAATATTATTCCTAAACTCTACAGTGTTTTATCTGATCTTTTTCTAATGAAGTCGGAAGAGATTCCAGATTTAACTTTTAATAAACTTGAATTTCTTGTTCTGTCTTGTGTTACCGGTGTTGCCGCAGAGAGAACAACTGAGATTGCAATGGTGGTTAAGGAGAATTCTTCTTGGATAAAGAAATTAGCCAAAGAAGATGACATGACTGAAATGAAAAAAGCAGTCTACATTATTGTAATTGGCTTATTGGATAAGATTGAGAAGAGAGAACAGATTGAATGGTTTAATGAATTTATTAAGTCCTCTGAAACGCAACTTCAAAATTTGCAAGTTGAAGAGATGAAAACTGAATCATTTTCAATTGAGAATGCGCTAATCATTGGTACTTTTAGCAATCTGTTGCATATAATTAATTCGCAAAGAGAGTATTTGTTTACAGGTAAATTGTCGTCAGGTGAAAAAGTCCGGGATATTATTCGTGATTACGGCTTTAACGCAATTGAACTTTCAAGAAGAACAGATGATAAAAATCTTCAAAGGCTTTGCTTTCATCTTAGAAGAGCGTTCACTCAATTGAGTGATAACGCAATATGGACTTTAGCTGAGAGAAATCCGATATTCAAAGACTTCTTTGATAAAACCCTGAGTGGTAATGAAAATTTCTTTGTGACACTTTTCCCTTCACAAAGAAAATCGATACTTGACGTTTTAACCGCAAAGAAAAGTATTGTAGTAAATATGCCAACAAGCTCCGGCAAATCCTTATTGGCAGAAATGTATATCTTATTTACAATTCATACCCAAACGTTTAATAATGTTGAACCAACAGTTGCATATGTTGTTCCAACAAATGCATTAATAAATCAAGTCAAGCACAGATTAAAACGACAATTTGCAGATAGATACTTAATTGAAAGTGTGCTTCCATTTTACGAAGAGGATTCCCTCGAAGAGGAATTTCTTAATAAAAAAACGCACATACATATTATTGTAACTACTCCTGAAAAATTGGACTTTTTGATCAGGAATGAAAGGCCTGTGGTAAAAAACCTAAAATTGGTAATCTTAGATGAAGCTCATAACCTTTCAAGTAAAAACAGAGGATCAAAGTTTGAACTTCTATTATCGATTATCAAACAAAAAACGTCCAATGTCAATTTTTTACTTTTAAGTCCGTTCATAGATGAAAAGAACGCGCAGCAAATTGCAACGTGGCTTGGAGATACTGAAGAGAATTCAAGCACTATTAGTGTAGATTGGTCACCGACAAAACAATATATCGGTTGTAATACCTTAGAGTCAAATAAGACACAAAGTTTTGTTACGTATTTGCCCTCTCCAACAAATCAAATTATTAAGGAAGAAGTAACTATTCCTCTAAATGTGAATTTGCAAAATCTCAAGACTACTTTAGGTCTTGATCGAGTTGATTCTAAGGTGAAGGTAATTGGGTTGTTAGAGAAATATATATCAATTGGAGAATCAACTTTGGTTTTTTGTGGAGGAATTACTTCGAGTCAGAATACTGCGATAAAAGCCAAGGAATATTTTAGAAACAAGGGGGTTTTGAAAAATATTTCTGATGACCCTGCTATTGCAAGATGTGTAACTGTAATAAAATACGAATCAAAGGAAGACGATCCTTTAATTGATTGTATTGAGCATGGGGTTGCATACCATCATTCTGAATTAAGCGGATTAGTAAAGGAGGAAATTGAACTTTTAATTGCAATGGGGAAAATTAGACTTGTTTGCTCTACCCCCACTTTGGCACAAGGAATGAATTTTCCAATTTCTACAGTAATATTTGATACTTTATCAATTGGTCGGGATGAAGTTGATAACACGATGGACAATGCTACCTTTTGGAACATCGCTGGCAGGGCGGGGCGCGCTTACATGGACAAAGAAGGGCATATAATAATTGGTTACAGCACAAATAATGAAATAACGAAGGAAGCTACAAAGCAATATATTGGTAAAAAAACTAAAGAAATTATTTCTTCACTGTCGCACTTTTTTGACGCAGTCGGAACGGACGTTGAATTTAATCACGCCTTACTACGAAATAATCCTGCCGCATCTAATTTCCTGCAATACCTAAATCATATAATTAAAATCTCTTACAATTACGATTTAAATGCTGTCGATTCTAATAAAATTAGAGCGATTTTAAATAACTCACTTTTTTATAAGCAAATTACCTTCAAGGAAGGATTCTTAGAAACAGAACAACGAATAAGCTCTTTTGCTTCTAAGTATGTTGATCATTTGAAAGGACAAAATAAGGCTAATTTAACTCTTGCCGATGTATTTGGAATTAGTAATATTAGCTTGAATGGAGTAATGGCAAGGATTATTGAATTCAAAAACGATCTTCAGGCAGAGGGTGTTCTCACCAATGAGAACTTGCATGTCTCAAAAATTATCCTTGAATCTAAGAACGAACAGAACTTAGCAAAAATTATATCGATAATAAGTGGCATTCCTGAATTGAAAGTTGCAATATTTAATCGTGCCGGAAAATTAGATGTAGAATCAATTTCAAAAATACTCATAGGCTGGGTTAACGGAGAGCCAATCAATAAAATTGCTTCTAAGATTCAGAGGCAAAATCAAACGTTAGATCAAGCGATAGGAGAGACAAATAAGTATATTAATGGCAACCTCAAAAATTATTTGCCTTGGGGAATGAATATTTATCAAACCTTGACTGAAGATAATAAGAGTGAATCGGCCAAAATGCTTCCTTCATATATCTACTATGGAGTGAGTGATAAAGAGTCGGCCATTATTGCAAGTATAGGTATTCCGCGTTTTTTGGTAAACAATATTAAATCCAAAGTGAAGGAAAAGATGCAGAACGCTCCAATCACTGTTGAGAATTTCAATGAAATTAAGAAGATTATAAAGGAAACATCAGACTTCGGAATTGGTAAAGACTCAAACGAAAAAGCACAAATCAAAAAGATCATAGATAGTCACTTATAA
- a CDS encoding sensor histidine kinase: MFVRSLITVLLISLFSVQGVRGQIVSSKGISKSQNLDTAIADAERFLANVAFRNDSAKVFKAYCFLAEQYTLKSRYPKAEKYIAQAAQIANASGNLVQQAYVLLETANLKKYESKFSEALDAYLQAESILLRENTISELPRFQLEIAEFYRKTAQHAKAKNYLQQAFDNYEKSQLRDTLLLIRMNNRAAAIHNESTPDVRVSIYYSRRALDLAKRIKDRNLMATSENELGFTYKNLRQNDSSEYYYQEAEKNWFAVGNYSDGIHAMNNRAMLYAHNNFSRDSVFRIYFQIIDKVEKDKIDYPLNEVYHYLYLENIWSGDTGKAISYLEKYHSAEMIMERKMNDIDLLNVREKYENEKIKNAYQKVSDELNKSNQDIITHQRENVRLLVFLGGLLIALVIIITLTYKLRSSNKELRAKNKEKDSLIQEIHHRVKNNLQFISSLVNMQMKASENADEIHTLSDASRRINAMALVHEMLYNQDEQQGISVKLYLEELIDSLKDIVQSDSNPIEFITHIKEINFTVQEAISLGMITSEIVANSIKHAFADVDQPQVKILLEELESKKIRYTISDNGNGFNTTTSRKSSLGLRLIDIFSRQLKGAYSIEGNNGFSYTITFNIK, from the coding sequence GTGTTCGTCCGCTCGCTCATCACGGTCCTCCTTATTTCGCTTTTTTCAGTACAAGGCGTCAGGGGCCAGATTGTTTCTTCTAAGGGAATAAGCAAGAGCCAGAATCTCGATACTGCCATAGCAGATGCCGAACGTTTTTTGGCGAATGTGGCATTCAGGAATGATTCGGCCAAAGTATTTAAAGCTTATTGTTTTTTAGCGGAACAATACACGCTGAAAAGTCGTTACCCCAAAGCCGAAAAATACATTGCGCAGGCGGCACAAATTGCCAATGCATCAGGGAATCTGGTTCAGCAAGCTTATGTATTACTCGAAACGGCCAATCTTAAAAAATACGAAAGCAAATTTTCGGAAGCGTTGGATGCTTATCTGCAAGCGGAATCTATTTTGTTGCGCGAAAATACCATCAGCGAATTACCCCGTTTTCAATTGGAGATTGCAGAATTTTACCGGAAAACGGCCCAACATGCCAAGGCGAAAAACTATTTGCAACAGGCCTTCGATAATTACGAAAAATCGCAATTGCGCGATACCCTTCTCTTAATACGAATGAATAACCGGGCTGCGGCGATTCATAATGAGTCGACCCCCGATGTGCGGGTTTCCATTTATTATTCCCGGCGGGCGTTGGATTTAGCGAAACGGATTAAGGACCGCAACCTGATGGCTACCTCCGAGAATGAGTTGGGCTTTACCTATAAGAATTTGCGTCAAAACGATAGTTCAGAATATTATTATCAGGAGGCAGAAAAAAACTGGTTTGCAGTGGGAAATTACAGCGACGGAATTCACGCCATGAATAATCGTGCCATGCTTTACGCACATAATAATTTTTCGCGCGATTCCGTTTTCCGGATTTATTTTCAGATTATCGATAAAGTTGAAAAAGATAAAATTGATTATCCACTCAATGAAGTCTATCATTATTTATACCTGGAAAACATTTGGTCGGGCGATACAGGGAAAGCGATTTCCTATCTCGAAAAATACCATTCCGCCGAAATGATTATGGAACGGAAAATGAATGATATCGATTTGTTGAATGTGCGCGAGAAATACGAGAATGAAAAAATTAAAAATGCATATCAAAAAGTTTCGGATGAGTTAAACAAATCAAACCAGGATATTATCACTCACCAACGTGAAAATGTAAGACTTCTCGTTTTTTTAGGTGGACTCCTCATTGCTTTGGTCATCATTATAACCCTCACCTATAAATTGAGGTCCTCCAATAAAGAATTGCGCGCTAAAAACAAGGAAAAGGACTCCCTCATTCAGGAAATTCATCACCGTGTGAAAAACAATTTGCAGTTCATCAGTTCATTGGTGAATATGCAAATGAAGGCCAGCGAAAATGCAGATGAAATTCACACGCTATCGGATGCTTCGCGCAGAATTAATGCTATGGCGCTGGTGCATGAAATGTTGTATAATCAGGATGAACAACAAGGGATTTCGGTGAAGCTATATTTGGAGGAATTGATTGATTCGCTGAAAGACATTGTTCAGTCCGACTCCAATCCGATCGAATTTATTACCCACATTAAAGAAATAAATTTTACCGTTCAGGAGGCCATTTCATTGGGGATGATTACTTCTGAAATTGTAGCAAATTCCATTAAACATGCTTTTGCGGATGTTGATCAACCACAAGTGAAAATTTTGCTGGAGGAATTGGAATCGAAAAAAATCCGCTACACCATTTCCGATAACGGAAACGGATTCAATACCACTACATCCAGAAAATCAAGTTTGGGATTAAGGTTGATCGATATTTTTTCGCGTCAATTAAAAGGAGCCTATTCCATTGAGGGGAATAATGGTTTTAGCTATACGATTACGTTTAATATTAAATAA
- a CDS encoding response regulator transcription factor, whose protein sequence is MNNTRILIVEDEILIAEDLKDTLFDLGFSQVDMAHDRKSAIEMIHTMNPQIVLLDIRMEGETDGLEIGKFIAENTKQPFIYITAHSDVAMVKEIVKTRPEGYITKPVKKSDLFAAISLALQKVKVEDRPKSISIKDGYSNVLIQLDKILFVEAEGNYLNIVCEDRRYVSRQSMESIMEEMNDERFFRIHRSYFVNTQKILKYSKKEIQIGIYKLPVSRNIGNEFEARMLK, encoded by the coding sequence ATGAACAACACGCGGATTTTGATAGTTGAGGATGAAATTCTGATTGCGGAGGATTTAAAAGATACGCTTTTTGATTTAGGATTTTCACAGGTAGATATGGCGCATGACCGGAAATCTGCTATTGAAATGATTCATACGATGAATCCACAAATTGTGTTATTGGATATCCGGATGGAGGGAGAAACCGACGGACTGGAAATTGGTAAGTTCATTGCTGAAAATACGAAACAGCCTTTTATTTACATTACTGCACATTCGGATGTGGCCATGGTGAAGGAAATCGTGAAAACAAGACCGGAAGGTTACATCACCAAGCCGGTGAAAAAGTCGGATTTATTTGCTGCTATTTCACTCGCTTTACAAAAGGTAAAAGTCGAAGATCGGCCCAAATCCATCAGCATTAAGGATGGATATTCTAATGTATTGATCCAGCTGGATAAAATATTATTTGTTGAGGCCGAAGGTAATTATCTCAATATCGTTTGTGAAGATCGCCGTTATGTTTCGAGGCAGTCGATGGAGTCAATCATGGAGGAAATGAATGATGAACGTTTTTTCCGTATTCACCGTTCTTATTTTGTAAACACGCAAAAAATTCTAAAATACTCTAAAAAAGAAATTCAGATCGGAATCTATAAATTACCGGTTTCCCGTAATATTGGGAACGAATTTGAAGCGCGAATGCTAAAATAA
- a CDS encoding PepSY-like domain-containing protein yields MKKLFFILVIALLSNQVMAFEVPDAIESAFEQKFPNAKKVKWEKEEDGNYEAEFILNDQEMSATFSPSATLLETETELEINELPQKVQDAFKSNYPTAKILEAAKITMADGTVYYETEAKINGKKTDVLFSPDGQLKK; encoded by the coding sequence ATGAAAAAGTTATTTTTTATACTGGTCATTGCATTGCTCAGCAATCAGGTAATGGCCTTTGAAGTTCCGGATGCAATTGAATCTGCATTTGAACAAAAATTTCCCAATGCCAAAAAAGTGAAATGGGAAAAAGAAGAAGATGGAAATTATGAAGCTGAATTTATTCTGAATGATCAGGAAATGTCGGCCACCTTCTCTCCATCTGCAACACTTCTGGAAACAGAAACAGAATTGGAAATAAATGAACTTCCGCAAAAAGTTCAGGACGCATTTAAATCCAATTATCCCACAGCTAAAATTCTCGAGGCCGCTAAAATTACAATGGCCGACGGCACTGTTTATTACGAAACAGAAGCTAAAATAAATGGGAAAAAAACAGATGTGTTGTTTAGTCCGGATGGACAACTAAAAAAATAG
- a CDS encoding efflux transporter outer membrane subunit encodes MRKHIVPYLFVFVIGISVFYSSCSVQNNLARTEKRTTPDSYAGTKDSINSATISWKTFFKDQNLIALIDSALVNNQELNILLQEIAISKNEIRARKGEYLPFVDVGGGAGVEKSGRYTRNGAVDATTEIDPGKENPDPLPNYLIGFDASWEVDIWKKLRNAKKSAMYRYLATTEGRNFMVTNLVTEISSAYYELQALDNQLELLKNIIDIQKNALEIIKAEKAAAKVSELAVRKFEAEVFKNQSAQYFIMQKIVETENKINFLVGRFPQPVVRNSATLMENAPDTLQAGIPSQLLENRTDIRQAEMELIASKLDVKVARANFYPSFRINAGLGFEAFNPKFIIKTPESMLYSLAGNLAAPLINRNAIKAFYYSANAKQIQAAYNYERTILNGYIEVVNQFSNINNLQKSYDLKKAQVEALTRSVDISIGLFKAARADYMEVLLTQRDALESRFELIETRKMQMIATVNMYRALGGGWK; translated from the coding sequence ATGCGTAAACATATCGTTCCATATCTCTTTGTTTTTGTAATTGGCATTTCGGTGTTTTACAGTTCCTGTTCCGTGCAAAATAATTTAGCGCGAACAGAAAAAAGAACAACACCGGATTCATATGCCGGAACAAAAGACAGCATCAATAGTGCAACCATCAGCTGGAAAACATTTTTTAAGGATCAGAATCTGATTGCACTGATTGACTCAGCACTGGTGAATAACCAGGAATTAAATATTCTGTTGCAGGAAATTGCTATTTCGAAAAACGAAATCCGCGCACGTAAAGGGGAATATCTTCCATTTGTTGACGTAGGTGGCGGAGCCGGAGTTGAAAAATCGGGTCGTTACACACGCAATGGTGCAGTGGATGCCACTACAGAAATAGATCCGGGAAAAGAAAATCCCGATCCGCTTCCCAATTATTTAATTGGCTTCGATGCCAGTTGGGAAGTCGATATCTGGAAGAAACTCCGCAATGCGAAAAAATCGGCCATGTACCGTTACCTCGCAACAACAGAAGGAAGAAATTTTATGGTGACCAATCTCGTCACCGAAATTTCATCGGCCTATTATGAATTACAAGCGCTGGATAATCAGCTGGAGCTATTAAAAAACATCATCGACATTCAGAAAAACGCGCTGGAAATTATTAAAGCAGAAAAAGCTGCCGCTAAAGTTTCGGAATTAGCCGTAAGAAAATTTGAAGCAGAGGTGTTTAAAAATCAAAGTGCCCAGTACTTCATCATGCAGAAAATTGTGGAGACCGAAAACAAAATCAATTTCCTGGTGGGACGCTTTCCGCAACCTGTAGTACGGAATTCTGCCACATTAATGGAAAATGCACCGGATACGTTACAAGCAGGTATTCCTTCGCAACTGCTGGAAAACAGAACCGACATCCGACAGGCAGAAATGGAATTAATCGCTTCGAAACTCGATGTAAAAGTGGCACGTGCCAATTTCTATCCTTCCTTTCGAATTAATGCGGGACTAGGATTTGAAGCCTTTAATCCGAAGTTCATTATTAAAACACCGGAATCGATGTTGTATTCATTAGCCGGTAACCTGGCAGCACCTTTAATTAACCGGAATGCGATTAAGGCCTTTTATTATTCTGCCAACGCAAAACAGATTCAGGCCGCATATAATTATGAGCGAACCATTCTGAACGGATACATTGAAGTGGTGAATCAATTTTCCAATATCAATAACCTTCAGAAAAGTTATGATTTGAAAAAAGCCCAGGTAGAAGCATTAACACGGTCGGTGGATATCTCCATCGGTTTATTTAAAGCTGCGCGTGCAGACTACATGGAGGTTTTACTCACACAACGTGATGCACTTGAATCGAGATTTGAATTAATAGAAACAAGAAAAATGCAAATGATCGCAACAGTTAACATGTACCGCGCATTAGGCGGTGGATGGAAATAA
- a CDS encoding efflux RND transporter permease subunit, translated as MFNKFLKRPVLAIVLSLVIIFMGVLSIYTLPTSQFPEIAPPMVMVSASYPGASAKTLTESVIIPLEQAINGAWGMRYMTSDATSAGECNIQVVFNPGTDPNQALVQISNRVEQVRNRLPELVQREGVIITPIMPSMLMYVNLYSTDTSANMKFLFNYAGVNMIPELQRINGIGQARILGSRQYAMRIWLNPERMRAYNVSPDEVMEALGEQSIIGKPGRIGRGDGSRAEALEYVLAYPDRYNEPTQYENVIIRANPNGEMLRLKDIATVTLGSEYYDIYSNLNEYPSAAIVLKQTYGSNASEVIKNVKAELEKLKQSFPPGMDYEISYDVSKFLDASTENVVHTLRDAFILVALVVFVFLGDWRSTLIPTLAVPISLIGAFLFMQIFGLTINMITLFALVLAIGIVVDDAIVVVEAVHAKMEEVHVSPYQAVRLVLGEISGAVIAITLLMTAVFVPVAFMTGPVGVFYRQFSITMASSIVLSGLVALTLTPVLCAMILKNTHGKPKKKNILNRALDSFNRGFEKLTNKYVWLLKLIAHRTWVTGVLWLAFGVGIYVITTTLPSGFIPSEDQGMLYAIVQTPPGSTLERTNDISQQLQKLIMEVDGVKSVSSIAGYEVLTEGRGSNAGTCLINLKPWNEREHTVNEIIYELEEKAKSIPGATIEFFDPPAVPGYGAAGGFALQLLDKTNSGDYKALEKVTNDFLAALKKRKELMGLFTFFSANYPQYELEIDNELAMQKGVSIGNAMNTLSIFVGSTYELGFIKYQRFFKVFVQADPDFRKLPKDVLNMWVKNDKGEMVPFSAFMKIKKKQGANEINRYNMYNTAAIRGGPAQGYSSGEAIAAVKEVAAKTLPRGYDIDWAALSYDEVRRGNEAIYIFIIVLVFVYLVLAAQYESFIIPLAVVLSLPAGVFGSFLLIKSMGLANDIYAQVGLVMLVGLLGKNAVLIVEFAVQKHHQGATILEAAIEGARVRFRPILMTSFAFIAGLVPLVMAHGAGAIGNKTIGGSALGGMLLGTIFGVIIVPGLYYIFGSLAEGRKLIRDEEIGPLTEDMIDHPELKDLTPETENHA; from the coding sequence ATGTTCAATAAATTTTTAAAACGTCCTGTCCTTGCGATTGTACTATCGCTGGTAATCATATTTATGGGCGTGTTGTCGATATACACATTACCGACATCTCAGTTTCCTGAAATTGCACCCCCAATGGTGATGGTTTCGGCCTCCTACCCGGGCGCCAGTGCTAAAACGCTGACCGAATCGGTTATTATTCCTCTCGAACAAGCCATCAACGGTGCATGGGGTATGCGTTACATGACCTCAGATGCAACCAGTGCCGGAGAATGTAATATTCAGGTTGTATTTAATCCGGGAACCGATCCCAATCAGGCCCTCGTGCAGATTTCCAATCGCGTGGAGCAGGTGCGAAATCGTTTACCTGAACTGGTACAACGTGAAGGTGTAATCATTACTCCGATTATGCCAAGTATGTTGATGTATGTGAATCTGTATAGTACAGACACCAGCGCCAACATGAAATTTTTGTTCAACTATGCCGGTGTAAATATGATTCCGGAATTGCAACGGATCAACGGTATTGGTCAGGCGCGGATTCTGGGGAGTCGTCAGTATGCCATGCGTATCTGGCTAAATCCGGAACGTATGCGTGCTTACAATGTTTCTCCGGATGAAGTCATGGAGGCCTTGGGTGAACAAAGTATTATTGGTAAACCGGGAAGGATTGGTCGCGGCGACGGAAGTCGTGCCGAAGCATTGGAATATGTATTGGCCTATCCCGACCGTTACAATGAACCTACCCAATATGAGAATGTCATTATCCGCGCCAATCCCAATGGGGAAATGCTGCGGTTAAAAGATATTGCCACTGTTACATTAGGAAGTGAGTATTACGATATCTACTCCAACCTCAATGAATATCCTTCTGCGGCGATTGTGTTAAAGCAGACTTACGGAAGTAATGCGAGCGAGGTAATTAAAAATGTAAAAGCTGAACTAGAAAAATTAAAACAATCGTTCCCTCCGGGAATGGATTATGAAATCAGTTACGACGTTTCGAAATTTTTGGATGCTTCCACCGAAAACGTAGTGCACACCCTGCGTGATGCTTTCATTCTTGTTGCCTTGGTGGTATTTGTGTTTTTGGGCGACTGGCGTTCGACACTCATCCCAACGCTTGCGGTTCCGATTTCACTGATTGGAGCATTTCTGTTCATGCAGATTTTCGGTTTAACGATTAATATGATTACACTTTTTGCATTGGTACTTGCGATTGGTATTGTGGTGGATGACGCGATTGTGGTAGTAGAAGCAGTGCATGCAAAAATGGAAGAAGTTCATGTTTCCCCCTATCAGGCAGTACGATTGGTGCTTGGCGAAATTTCCGGTGCGGTAATCGCAATTACATTATTAATGACAGCAGTGTTTGTACCGGTTGCATTTATGACTGGTCCTGTTGGAGTTTTCTACCGGCAGTTTTCCATTACCATGGCAAGTTCCATCGTACTGTCGGGTCTGGTGGCGCTTACGTTGACTCCGGTATTGTGTGCTATGATTTTAAAGAACACGCATGGCAAACCGAAAAAGAAAAACATATTGAATCGCGCGCTCGATTCATTTAACCGTGGATTTGAAAAACTCACCAATAAATACGTTTGGTTGCTTAAACTAATTGCACATCGCACATGGGTAACCGGTGTTTTATGGTTGGCATTTGGGGTTGGAATTTATGTCATCACCACAACGCTTCCATCCGGATTTATTCCCAGTGAAGACCAGGGAATGCTTTACGCCATTGTACAAACGCCTCCCGGATCTACGTTGGAAAGAACCAACGACATTTCGCAACAACTTCAAAAACTAATTATGGAAGTGGATGGAGTAAAATCTGTATCGTCGATTGCAGGATACGAGGTTTTAACGGAAGGTCGCGGTTCAAATGCAGGTACATGTTTGATCAATTTAAAACCATGGAATGAACGCGAGCATACCGTAAATGAGATCATTTATGAACTCGAAGAAAAAGCAAAATCCATTCCCGGTGCCACCATCGAATTTTTTGATCCACCGGCAGTACCCGGATACGGTGCAGCAGGAGGATTTGCTTTGCAGTTATTGGATAAAACCAATTCGGGCGATTATAAAGCGCTGGAAAAAGTAACCAACGATTTTCTGGCGGCATTAAAAAAACGCAAAGAGCTGATGGGATTATTCACCTTCTTCAGTGCCAATTATCCGCAATACGAGCTGGAAATCGACAATGAACTGGCTATGCAGAAAGGAGTTTCCATTGGAAATGCGATGAATACCTTGTCGATTTTCGTAGGTAGTACCTATGAATTAGGTTTCATTAAATACCAACGTTTCTTTAAAGTGTTTGTGCAGGCTGATCCGGATTTCAGAAAACTTCCGAAGGATGTATTAAACATGTGGGTAAAAAACGACAAAGGTGAAATGGTTCCTTTCTCTGCTTTTATGAAAATAAAAAAGAAACAAGGTGCCAATGAGATTAACCGTTACAACATGTATAACACCGCTGCCATTCGTGGTGGACCAGCACAGGGTTACAGCTCCGGTGAAGCAATTGCAGCCGTAAAAGAAGTTGCAGCTAAAACCTTACCGCGCGGTTATGATATCGACTGGGCTGCATTATCATACGATGAAGTACGAAGAGGAAATGAAGCCATTTACATTTTCATTATTGTACTTGTTTTCGTTTACCTGGTACTCGCAGCGCAGTATGAAAGTTTTATTATTCCTTTAGCCGTAGTTCTTTCACTACCTGCAGGTGTATTCGGTTCATTCCTGTTGATTAAGAGTATGGGATTGGCCAATGATATTTATGCCCAGGTGGGATTGGTGATGCTCGTTGGATTACTAGGTAAAAACGCGGTACTGATTGTTGAGTTTGCCGTTCAAAAGCATCACCAGGGTGCAACTATTCTGGAAGCAGCGATTGAAGGTGCACGCGTACGTTTTCGTCCGATTCTTATGACCTCCTTTGCCTTTATTGCGGGTCTTGTCCCTCTGGTTATGGCACACGGTGCGGGAGCAATTGGAAATAAAACCATTGGTGGATCTGCATTAGGAGGAATGTTATTGGGAACCATTTTCGGAGTAATTATTGTGCCGGGTCTCTACTACATTTTCGGATCACTTGCCGAAGGAAGAAAATTAATCCGCGATGAAGAAATCGGTCCACTCACCGAAGACATGATTGATCATCCCGAATTAAAAGATTTAACACCAGAAACCGAAAATCATGCGTAA